In Rhodopirellula sp. P2, the DNA window ATTATCCCTCGCAAAGGACGTCGGGTCGTGGAAGTAGCGGGCGAGGATCGCGATGAACCGCAGACTGCTGGGCGAGGTCGCGGAGGGCTCGAGGCGCTCCGCGACTTCACGCTTGGTTCAGGCGGTGCTGGTGTGCCAGAGATTCAGAACTCTCCGACGATTGCACCGTCGTTCATTCCAGCCAGAGCTTGGTAGGTCTCCATCGAGATGCTTTCCGTGATGAAACGCACCGACCCATCCGCGAAGTTGAACTGGGCGCCACCCTGGTGGAAGCTGAAGGCGCAGTCGTCGTCAATCGCGTTGTACATCTTCCCAACCGAAGTGAATGCATTGATAGGAGAAGAGGTACGAGCGGTGAATCGGGTCGATTCGTCCGTGCGTGGCATGCCGATCCAAACCGGCCAATCCTCGAGTGAAGTGGGGCTTTCGCCGACCATGGCTGGCTTGCTGACCCCGGACGCTCGCACATAGGTCGATTCGCCAACCGCGATGGTGTTCGACAATCCGTCGATCACATCACGAAACAAGCGTGGTTCCCCTTCGGCTCGCTTGACAAACAAACCGTTGTCGCCCAAGTGGTTTCCAGCGCAACCTTTGTAGCTGGTCGTGGCCAATCCCGTCGTCTGATTGGCATTGAACATCGGATTCACATCGAGAGTGCCGACACCAAAATCCCCCGATCCGTAGATGCTCCATTTGAGAGGTGCATTCCGAGGCATGGCAGACGATGGGCACAAATAGGTTCCAACCGGTGTCGTTGCAGCTTCCCAACGCCGTTGAATTCGCTCCGTCGGAGATCCGCCCTCCACTTCTCGAATCAAGCTTTCGAGCGGGCGTCCCGTGATTCCATCGTTGACTTCCCAATAGCCCGACGGATCGACTTGCTCGTACAACGCACTTTGTTCGATGTACGGAAGCAGGAAGCAAAGAAAGCCATAACCATCGTCGTCTTTCGTTCCGCCGTAGCCCGAATCATCCACATAGGTCAGACCGGCTGGGGGCAACACCTTGAAGGTGGATTCGTAGTTGTGCAGAGCCAAACCGATCTGTTTCAGATTGTTTTGGCACTGCATGCGTCGGGCTGCTTCGCGTGCTGACTGAACAGCGGGCAAAAGCAATCCCACAAGAACGCCGATGATGGCGATCACCACCAGCAACTCAACCAGGGTAAACGCCATTCTTGTTGGCTGTTTCATCGTCTCATTTCCATCATTGGAGGGCATGTCGTCAGGCAACCGCCTAACCACGTTTCAGAACTGCGTTGATTGGATTCGTTCCAAACTGAGAGGACCGAATTGGAATCGAGACAAAGAATGCGACCCCATGGATTGGCTCGTCCCTTTGCCTGATTCACGCCTTCAACAAGATCCACCGGATCTCGCTTCTTGCGGCGGGAGTGTTGCAAATGAATGTGAATTTGCGGGAGCGTCTGAAGCGAACATTCGATGAAGAAGAGTCGCTTCCCGCTTGCTTGCACCAACCATCCAGCACGTCACCCATGCGAAGTCGCTAAGCAGGTCGGCAGGAATGATCAAGCACAACCATGTGAGCCGTTTGGGCGTTCGCCCCGGTTGTGCGTGAAAACCGTGGCTAATGCCAACGGCTCACATACCCGATGACACATGCGTACCTGCTTAACGCACAGAAGCTGGGGGATTTGCGAGGCGTCATTGCGTGTTGAATTGGGGATCGACGCGAAGTTGTGAACTTGCGAGAACATGAAAACCCGACGCGTCAGCGAGGGGCGAGTCGGAACATGTCTTCCTCGCTTACGCGTCGGGTTTTCAGTTGCGCAGCGGATTCAGGTGAACGACTCCATCACGTGGCGGCGAAGCCTCCGTCGGGGCTGGCATTTCACCCGATGACTTCTGCTCGCTTGCATCGGCTTGTGGCAACTTTGAAACAGGTTTCCGTGGATGGCAGTTTGCGAAGCGATCCTTGTGTAGAATGCCTTCCGCCGCAACTTTCGCGGTCCCGCCACGTCGAATCACCTTCCGACAAACAAGAGAAACTCAAGAATGACAACAATGAGAAAGCACGTTGCCGTCGCCATCCTGACTGGACTTTGGGCTTCGATTGCCCTGACTGCCTCGGCGGCAGATGTCGAAGAGGGATTCGTTTCCCTGTTCAATGGCAAAGACCTGAGTGGTTGGGTGAAACGCGGCGGTTCCGCGAAATACCACGTCGAAGACGGGGCAATCGTGGGCGAGTGCGTTCCCAACACCCCCGGCAACACATTCATGTGTTCCGAACAGGAATTTGGCGACTTCGTCCTGAAGCTGCAGTACAAGTTCCTGGAAGCCGGGAATTCAGGCGTTCAGTTTCGTTCGGCTGCTCGACAAGAAGGCGAAGGTGAACGAGTCTTTGGCTATCAATCCGAAATGCGCCCCGGTGGCGACATGACCGGCCGCATCTACGACGAAGGTCGTCGCGGGCACAAACACGGCATCATTTGGTTGGACGCCTACACGCCGCAGGATCGTCTTGACGCCGCTCAGGCAGGCTGCCGCGAAGGGGAATGGAACGAGTTGGAAATCCAATGCGTCGGCCCCTCCATCAAAACTTGGCTGAACGGCAATCTGGTCGTTGATATGTTCGACAGCTTTTCCATGAAGGGGTTTCTGGGCCTGCAAATTCACGCCGGCAAATCAGGCTCGGTGGCTTGGAAGAACATTCGGATCAAGGATTTGGGTGAGAGCAAGTGGAAGTCCTTTTTCGTCAAAGGTGAGAGCGGCGAATACCAACTCGAAGACGCCAAGTTTGTCCTTCCGGAAGAATGGTCATTCACCGAAGAAGGCGTTTTGCACGGTGTGCACTCCAAGAATCAGGGGAAAGACGGGCTGGTCATTTCCAATGACAATTACGACAACTTCATCGCCCGGGTGACGTATCGCATGCAAGGTGGCAACAGTGCGTTGTACTTTCGTGCGGAGGAAACCAGTGCCCCGTGGGTGCTGCGTGGTTTCCAAAACGAAATCGCAAACAATGGCAAGGACTCCGCGCTCTGGCATACCGCCGGCATCATCGACGGAAAAAAGATCCCCGGTCGTGGATGGATCGTCACCAACGATGAGTTCGTCGAGAAGGTTCGCAACAAAGACGACCAGTGGAACACGACCTGCACCGCAGCCTACGGAGACCGATTGGTCCAAACACTCAACGGATTTTGCACCTCGGACATCATCGATGAAGAGTGCGAGAAAACCGGCAAGCTCGGATTGCAAATGCACGGCGGCACAGACTGCGAAATGTTCTTCAAGGACTTCGAAGTCATGCCAATCACAGCTGAGATGCAACTGCTGATCGACCGGGAGTGAAGTCCGGCACAAAACTGACGCAGCGGGCGCGAACTGAAAGGTTCGCTGCCAGCCGTCAGGGATCTCCCCTTGCATCCCTCTAACCCACTGACTGGAAAGGAACCTCATCATCTCAACTGTCACCAGCGGATTGAAATCCCAAACCCCGAGCCCATTCGCGCTGCCAGGCTGCATCGCCCTGCTTGTGTTGCTGCTCGCCAACGTGGCGTCTGCGGAAGACGAACCAGCCTCGTCGAACCAATCGATCACAATCGCATTGATTGGCGACTCGACCGTCGAAGACTATTCGGGGTGGGGTGTGCCTTTTCGCAAACGGTTCCAAGACAACGTCCAGGTTCTGAATTTTGCGAAAGGCGGGGCAAGTTCGAAGAGCTGGTACAACGGCAAACGCATGCCCGCGGTGTTGGAGGCTAAACCTGATTACGTCCTGATTCAGTTCGGGCACAACGATCAACCGGGTAAAGGCCCGGAGCGAGAGACCGATCCCGACACGACTTATCGCGAGAATCTGAAGCGTTACGTCGCGGAGGTGAAATCAGTGGGCGCTCACCCCATCCTTGTCAGTTCCGTGACGAGGCGCCGGTTCGACCAAGACGGCAAGATTCGCACGACGCTGACCCCGTGGGCGGACGCCACCAAACAAGTGGCTGCGGAGCTGAAGGTGCCGTTCATAGACCTGCATCGGCGGAGCATTGAACTCCATGACCGAATCGGTCCCGCCGCCAGCATGGAGTTCAACTTCAAGGAAGGCGACCTGACCCATTTCAACGAGCAGGGGGGCGCCGTCATGGCTGATCTTGTCATCACCGAACTGCAAACCGCGGTGCCCAACCTGACACGCTTCCTCAGAAAACCGCCTCACTCTGCTGAAACTCCATGATTCACCTGTTCAAAGCAGCGGAACGATTCCGCCAACGGAAGTTCCAACTGTTTCCGGTGTGTTTGGGAGTGGCCGTCGTCTTCAGCGGAACGCTGCAGGCCCAAAGCTCACCAGCCAAACCTCGCGAAACTCGGCCGTTGATGGCTTATGTGGGCACTTTCAGTTCTCCACTGGGCGATGTGCCGCCGACTCAAGTGGATCTGCCCGACGGCAATGGACGTGGGATTCATCTCTTTGAAGTCGATCGAGAAAGCGGTGCGTTAGCAGCGGCTGGCACGTTCGATCTCGGATCGAGCCCCGATTGCTTGGTGATCAATGACGCGCGCGACCGTCTGTACTCCAGCAACGAGACAGATCAATTTGGCGAGTCGAAACAGGGCTCGGTGAGTGCCTTTGCGATCGATCCCGTCGACGGCCAGCTCAGCTTGCTGAACACCGTCGCGTCCGAAGGCGACGGTCCCACGTATGTCAGCATTCATCCTTCGGGCCGGTTCCTGTTTGTCGCAAACTACTTCAGTGGTTCCGTTGCCGTGCTACCGATCCTGCCAGATGGGCGATTGGGAAACGCAACCGACGTCAAACAGGACGCTGGCGAAATTGGGCCGACCAAGGCGACTCATGCGCCACCGGGCAGCTTCGCGTTCAGTGGTCATGATGGAACACACGCGCACATGATCCAGTCCGATCCGTCAGGACGTTATGTGTTGCATGTGAACTTGGGCTTGGACAAGATTTTCAGTTGGAAGTTCGACGCGACCTCCGGAAAGTTGACGCCCAATGAACCGGCCAGCGTGTCACTGCCACCGGGAGATGGGCCGCGACACTTTGATTTTCATCCCAATGGTCGTTGGCTGTATTCCATCCAAGAAGAAGGCTCGACCGTCGTGTTGTTCGACTACCATTCGGCGAAGGGGCAGCTGAACTCACGTCAGACCGTTTCGTCCTTGCCAGCAGGCTTTGCCGGCAGCAATTTCTGCTCCGAGATTTTGGTTTCCCAGGACGGCAGATTCGTTTACGCCGGCAATCGATTGCACGACAGCGTGGGCATCTTTGCGATTGAATCCGACGGAACGCTGCGTCAGGTGGCCAATGAATGGACTCGCGGGAACTACCCACGCAGTTTCAACTTCGATCCGAGCGGAAGCTTTCTGTACGTTTGCAATCAACGGGCGGACAACGTCACTGTGTTTCGAATCGACCGTGAATCAGGTTTGCTGAAGTTCACCGGTCATTACGCTCCGGTCGGCAATCCATCCAGCATCACGTTCGTCGACCTCGCCGCCTCGGACGACTCGGTTCAAACACTGCGTCGTGTCAACGCACCGGAGGCACACCAGGCGGTCGCGGTGGACGCAGCCTCCTTTTTCGCGATCTCGAATCGCACGATCGCGCAGTACGACAAGCAAACCGCGAAGCGACGTGCCGTTTGGAAAGCACCTGAAAACTCAGGCATCCAGCATCTTAACAGCGGAGTCGTTCTCGACGGACGCTTGCACTGTGCAAATTCCAATTGGCCCGCGAAACCACTCAAGAACACGATTGAAATCTTGGATGCTGGCAACCTAGAGCACTTGGAATCGAAACCTTTTTCCGAAGCTGAGGGAGCCATCAACTGGATGGATCGCCATCAGGGAGCGTGGTGGATCGGATTTGCCTTCTATGGCGAGGCAGAGGTTCGACGCACCAAACTCGTTCGTTACGACGACAATTGGAACGAGACCGGTGAGTGGACGTTTCCTGAATCAGTGATTCAGCGTTTTTTGCCCAACAGCAATTCAGGCGGTGCGTTTGGTCCGAACGGGCAGTTGTACGTGACAGGACATGACCACGCCGAACTGTATGTCCTCGACGTTCCGGACGACGGCGATGAACTCCAGCATGTCGCTACCGTTTCCGTGCCGATTGCTGGACAGGGAATTGCCTGGGATCAGGATCAACCCGGCACATTGCTGGGAATCGTGCGAGCGCGCCGCGAAGTCGTCTTCCTGCGTTTCGCTCCACCGAGATGAACCGCAGGCCGTTCCTCGCCCCGCAACCGTCTCCTCCATTGGTAAGAACCGCTCAGAATCAGCGTCTCAGGTCCGATCGGACGTGTGCTTTCATCAAACGCCGGTGTTTTTTCTGAGGCGTCAGTCGATGCATCCGTTTCGGGGCAGGGAGCCGCCAGAACCGGCCTCAGACGTTGGTCTCGCTGCGAAAACGGCAGTTCACCCAACCTCGCCAGA includes these proteins:
- a CDS encoding rhamnogalacturonan acetylesterase; the encoded protein is MKSQTPSPFALPGCIALLVLLLANVASAEDEPASSNQSITIALIGDSTVEDYSGWGVPFRKRFQDNVQVLNFAKGGASSKSWYNGKRMPAVLEAKPDYVLIQFGHNDQPGKGPERETDPDTTYRENLKRYVAEVKSVGAHPILVSSVTRRRFDQDGKIRTTLTPWADATKQVAAELKVPFIDLHRRSIELHDRIGPAASMEFNFKEGDLTHFNEQGGAVMADLVITELQTAVPNLTRFLRKPPHSAETP
- a CDS encoding DUF1559 family PulG-like putative transporter — encoded protein: MKQPTRMAFTLVELLVVIAIIGVLVGLLLPAVQSAREAARRMQCQNNLKQIGLALHNYESTFKVLPPAGLTYVDDSGYGGTKDDDGYGFLCFLLPYIEQSALYEQVDPSGYWEVNDGITGRPLESLIREVEGGSPTERIQRRWEAATTPVGTYLCPSSAMPRNAPLKWSIYGSGDFGVGTLDVNPMFNANQTTGLATTSYKGCAGNHLGDNGLFVKRAEGEPRLFRDVIDGLSNTIAVGESTYVRASGVSKPAMVGESPTSLEDWPVWIGMPRTDESTRFTARTSSPINAFTSVGKMYNAIDDDCAFSFHQGGAQFNFADGSVRFITESISMETYQALAGMNDGAIVGEF
- a CDS encoding lactonase family protein translates to MIHLFKAAERFRQRKFQLFPVCLGVAVVFSGTLQAQSSPAKPRETRPLMAYVGTFSSPLGDVPPTQVDLPDGNGRGIHLFEVDRESGALAAAGTFDLGSSPDCLVINDARDRLYSSNETDQFGESKQGSVSAFAIDPVDGQLSLLNTVASEGDGPTYVSIHPSGRFLFVANYFSGSVAVLPILPDGRLGNATDVKQDAGEIGPTKATHAPPGSFAFSGHDGTHAHMIQSDPSGRYVLHVNLGLDKIFSWKFDATSGKLTPNEPASVSLPPGDGPRHFDFHPNGRWLYSIQEEGSTVVLFDYHSAKGQLNSRQTVSSLPAGFAGSNFCSEILVSQDGRFVYAGNRLHDSVGIFAIESDGTLRQVANEWTRGNYPRSFNFDPSGSFLYVCNQRADNVTVFRIDRESGLLKFTGHYAPVGNPSSITFVDLAASDDSVQTLRRVNAPEAHQAVAVDAASFFAISNRTIAQYDKQTAKRRAVWKAPENSGIQHLNSGVVLDGRLHCANSNWPAKPLKNTIEILDAGNLEHLESKPFSEAEGAINWMDRHQGAWWIGFAFYGEAEVRRTKLVRYDDNWNETGEWTFPESVIQRFLPNSNSGGAFGPNGQLYVTGHDHAELYVLDVPDDGDELQHVATVSVPIAGQGIAWDQDQPGTLLGIVRARREVVFLRFAPPR
- a CDS encoding 3-keto-disaccharide hydrolase; its protein translation is MRKHVAVAILTGLWASIALTASAADVEEGFVSLFNGKDLSGWVKRGGSAKYHVEDGAIVGECVPNTPGNTFMCSEQEFGDFVLKLQYKFLEAGNSGVQFRSAARQEGEGERVFGYQSEMRPGGDMTGRIYDEGRRGHKHGIIWLDAYTPQDRLDAAQAGCREGEWNELEIQCVGPSIKTWLNGNLVVDMFDSFSMKGFLGLQIHAGKSGSVAWKNIRIKDLGESKWKSFFVKGESGEYQLEDAKFVLPEEWSFTEEGVLHGVHSKNQGKDGLVISNDNYDNFIARVTYRMQGGNSALYFRAEETSAPWVLRGFQNEIANNGKDSALWHTAGIIDGKKIPGRGWIVTNDEFVEKVRNKDDQWNTTCTAAYGDRLVQTLNGFCTSDIIDEECEKTGKLGLQMHGGTDCEMFFKDFEVMPITAEMQLLIDRE